Proteins from a single region of Stappia sp. ES.058:
- the leuB gene encoding 3-isopropylmalate dehydrogenase, translated as MSTHKLLLLPGDGIGPEIMEEVKKILAWFNARGGTQFETETDLVGGAAYDSHGQAISDAAMEKAMAADAVLFGAVGGPKWDSVAYDVRPEAGLLRLRKDMQLFANLRPAICYPALADASSLKRDVIEGLDILILRELTGGVYFGEPKEITDLGNGQKRAVDTQVYESYEIDRIARAAFELARTRQGKVTSMEKRNVMKSGVLWNEVVTQTHADGYEDVTLEHMLADAGGMQLVRWPKQFDVIVTDNLFGDMLSDVAAMLTGSLGMLPSASLGAVDAASGKRKALYEPVHGSAPDIAGTGKANPIAMIASFGMALRYSFERIEDADLLDKAIAATLDKGLRTADIAAAGAATISTVEMGDAIVAELDALSA; from the coding sequence ATGTCAACGCACAAGCTCCTGCTCCTGCCCGGCGACGGCATCGGCCCGGAAATCATGGAGGAAGTGAAAAAGATCCTCGCATGGTTCAACGCGCGCGGCGGAACGCAGTTCGAGACCGAAACGGATCTCGTCGGCGGCGCGGCCTATGACTCCCACGGCCAGGCGATCTCGGACGCGGCGATGGAAAAGGCGATGGCGGCGGACGCCGTTCTCTTCGGCGCGGTCGGCGGCCCGAAGTGGGACAGCGTCGCCTATGACGTGCGCCCGGAAGCCGGCCTTTTGCGCCTGCGAAAGGACATGCAGCTCTTCGCCAACCTGCGTCCGGCGATCTGCTACCCCGCGCTTGCCGATGCCTCCTCGCTCAAGCGCGACGTGATCGAGGGCCTCGACATCCTGATCCTGCGCGAGCTCACCGGCGGCGTCTACTTCGGCGAGCCGAAGGAAATCACCGATCTCGGCAACGGGCAGAAGCGCGCCGTCGATACGCAGGTCTACGAGAGCTACGAGATCGACCGCATCGCGCGCGCCGCCTTCGAGCTGGCCCGCACCCGCCAGGGCAAGGTCACCTCGATGGAAAAGCGCAACGTCATGAAGTCCGGCGTGCTCTGGAACGAGGTCGTCACCCAGACCCATGCCGATGGCTATGAAGACGTCACGCTGGAGCACATGCTGGCCGATGCAGGCGGCATGCAGCTCGTGCGCTGGCCCAAGCAGTTCGACGTGATCGTCACCGACAACCTGTTCGGCGACATGCTGTCGGATGTGGCCGCCATGCTCACCGGCTCGCTCGGCATGCTGCCGTCGGCCTCGCTCGGCGCCGTCGATGCCGCGTCCGGCAAGCGCAAGGCGCTCTATGAGCCTGTCCACGGCTCCGCACCGGACATCGCCGGCACCGGCAAGGCCAATCCGATCGCCATGATCGCGAGCTTCGGCATGGCGCTGCGCTACTCCTTCGAGCGCATCGAGGATGCCGACCTGCTGGACAAGGCGATTGCCGCGACCCTCGACAAGGGCCTGCGCACCGCCGACATCGCCGCTGCCGGAGCGGCGACCATCAGCACCGTCGAAATGGGCGACGCCATCGTTGCCGAACTCGACGCGCTCAGCGCCTGA
- the trxA gene encoding thioredoxin, translating into MSNDGFSVGGSFGGSFGGAPTPGAGQPAAGQPATPAPGPDVGLVGDLARPAPAGGAAAGEVIIDVTTQTFMSDVIEASRERPVLVDFWAPWCGPCKQLTPILEKAVETARGAVVLAKMNIDENPEIASQLGIQSIPAVIAFKNGQPLDGFMGVQPESQIKSFIERVAGPVGPSEAEQVLAEADAAHEAGDLARAAELYAGVLSMEAENAKAFGGLAQCMVATGDVARAREVLEAAPESIANDPAIAAARAAIEVSEQADSLGDLAELEARIEADPDDHQARFDLAVALGSGPDKEKAVDHLIEIVRRDREWNEDGARLQLLQFFEAWGPKDPATGYGRRRLSSVLFR; encoded by the coding sequence ATGAGCAATGACGGGTTTTCGGTCGGCGGCAGTTTCGGCGGCAGCTTTGGCGGTGCGCCGACGCCGGGAGCGGGTCAGCCCGCTGCAGGCCAGCCCGCGACGCCGGCTCCCGGGCCGGATGTGGGGCTGGTGGGCGATCTTGCCCGACCGGCGCCTGCCGGGGGCGCGGCCGCGGGCGAGGTGATCATTGACGTCACGACGCAGACATTCATGAGCGACGTGATCGAGGCTTCGCGCGAACGGCCCGTTCTCGTCGATTTCTGGGCGCCATGGTGTGGCCCGTGCAAGCAATTGACGCCGATTCTGGAAAAGGCGGTCGAGACCGCACGCGGCGCCGTGGTGCTGGCGAAAATGAACATCGACGAGAACCCCGAAATCGCAAGCCAGCTCGGCATTCAGTCGATCCCGGCGGTGATCGCCTTCAAGAACGGCCAGCCGCTCGACGGCTTCATGGGCGTTCAGCCGGAAAGCCAGATCAAGTCGTTCATCGAACGCGTCGCCGGCCCGGTCGGCCCGAGCGAAGCGGAACAGGTGCTGGCCGAGGCCGATGCGGCGCATGAAGCGGGCGATCTTGCCCGCGCGGCGGAACTCTATGCCGGCGTCCTGTCGATGGAGGCGGAAAACGCCAAGGCCTTCGGCGGTCTGGCACAATGCATGGTGGCCACCGGCGATGTCGCAAGGGCAAGGGAAGTGCTTGAGGCCGCGCCGGAAAGCATCGCCAATGATCCGGCGATCGCAGCCGCGCGCGCGGCCATCGAGGTTTCCGAACAGGCGGATTCGCTTGGCGATCTTGCCGAGCTGGAAGCGCGCATCGAGGCCGATCCGGACGACCATCAGGCGCGCTTCGATCTCGCGGTCGCACTCGGATCGGGACCGGACAAGGAAAAGGCGGTCGATCACCTGATCGAGATCGTTCGCAGGGATCGGGAGTGGAACGAGGATGGCGCGCGGCTCCAGCTCCTTCAATTCTTCGAGGCCTGGGGTCCGAAAGACCCCGCGACCGGTTATGGACGCCGACGCCTGTCGTCCGTTTTGTTCCGCTGA
- a CDS encoding prolyl-tRNA synthetase associated domain-containing protein, giving the protein MPATRSELLTFLESLGIETTTQDHPAVFTVAESGGLHDTIPGGHTKNLFLKDKKGRLFLVVALHDAEIDLKSIHQKIGAQGRVSFGKADLLMEVLGVEPGSVTPFALINDRAAQRITPVLDAAMMAVDPLNFHPLQNTATTTIAADDLKRFVAACGHDPQVLPVAADAGDASGAV; this is encoded by the coding sequence ATGCCGGCGACGCGATCCGAACTCCTGACGTTTCTCGAAAGCCTCGGCATCGAGACCACAACGCAAGACCACCCTGCGGTTTTCACTGTGGCGGAGTCCGGGGGACTGCACGACACAATCCCGGGTGGGCACACCAAAAACCTGTTCCTGAAGGACAAAAAGGGACGCCTCTTTCTGGTGGTCGCATTGCATGATGCGGAAATCGACCTGAAGTCGATCCACCAGAAAATCGGCGCTCAGGGCCGGGTGTCCTTCGGCAAGGCGGACCTTTTGATGGAGGTGCTCGGCGTCGAGCCTGGATCGGTCACGCCGTTTGCGCTGATCAACGACCGCGCGGCGCAGCGCATCACACCGGTTCTCGATGCCGCCATGATGGCCGTGGACCCGCTCAACTTCCATCCGCTTCAAAACACGGCAACGACAACGATCGCGGCCGACGACCTGAAACGGTTCGTCGCGGCCTGCGGTCATGACCCGCAGGTCCTGCCGGTTGCCGCAGACGCGGGCGATGCATCGGGCGCCGTTTGA
- a CDS encoding cation diffusion facilitator family transporter, giving the protein MSLRLRIAFSSILVGLLVLGLKLVAYWWTGSVALYSDALESVVNVASALAAFLAVWFAAKPADSNHPYGHHKVEYFAAVLVGVMIVLAALSIIRAAWLAYVDPQPVNFSVEGLAVNGLASVVNGVWAFVLIRVGRQHRSLALVADGKHLVTDVVSSFGVLAGVLLVFATGVQALDSLLAGLVALNILWSGWGLVKESVGGLMDEAVSPALQDKIREAISEAGAGALEAHDLRTRSAGHVIFIDFHLVVPGEMTVERAHEICDRVEEGIGRGVPGARTTIHVEPEHKAKHTGIVVL; this is encoded by the coding sequence ATGTCCCTGCGTTTGCGCATCGCCTTCTCCAGCATTCTCGTCGGTTTGCTCGTCCTCGGGCTGAAGCTCGTTGCCTACTGGTGGACCGGCTCGGTCGCGCTTTATTCGGATGCGCTTGAATCGGTGGTCAATGTTGCCTCGGCACTCGCCGCCTTTCTGGCCGTGTGGTTCGCCGCCAAGCCGGCCGACAGCAATCATCCCTACGGTCATCACAAGGTCGAGTATTTCGCCGCCGTCCTGGTCGGCGTGATGATCGTTCTGGCGGCCTTGTCGATCATCCGGGCCGCCTGGCTTGCCTATGTCGATCCGCAGCCGGTGAATTTTTCCGTCGAGGGCCTTGCCGTCAATGGTCTCGCCTCTGTGGTGAACGGGGTCTGGGCCTTTGTCCTCATCCGTGTCGGGCGCCAGCACCGCTCGCTGGCGCTGGTTGCCGACGGCAAGCATCTGGTCACCGACGTGGTGTCCTCGTTCGGTGTTCTTGCAGGCGTTCTGCTGGTCTTCGCGACCGGTGTCCAGGCGCTTGATTCCCTGCTCGCCGGACTGGTCGCTCTCAACATCCTGTGGTCGGGTTGGGGGTTGGTGAAGGAATCTGTCGGCGGGCTGATGGACGAGGCGGTCTCGCCCGCGCTCCAGGACAAGATCCGCGAGGCGATCTCCGAGGCCGGCGCCGGCGCGCTGGAGGCGCATGACCTCAGAACGCGTTCCGCCGGACATGTGATCTTCATCGATTTTCATCTGGTCGTGCCGGGCGAGATGACCGTCGAGCGGGCGCATGAGATCTGCGACCGGGTCGAGGAAGGGATTGGCCGGGGCGTTCCGGGTGCCCGCACGACGATCCACGTCGAGCCGGAGCACAAGGCCAAGCACACCGGTATCGTCGTTCTCTGA
- the gluQRS gene encoding tRNA glutamyl-Q(34) synthetase GluQRS — protein sequence MTRPVYRFAPSPNGHLHLGHALSALMNFDAARASGGRFLLRIEDIDTTRCTPELEEAIHEDLAWLGLSWETPVRRQSAHFADYRAALETLEKQGLVYPGYLTRREIRDAVVVAEARDGRPWPRDPDGGPLYPGDAAVLSAGEISARKAVAAPHALRLDMKTAIARLAAPLTWQELDHPEASSKAGTIRADPAHWGDVVLARKDTPTSYHLSVVVDDAVQGVSHVVRGRDLYQATAVHRLLQMLLGLPEPRYHHHRLIEDGEGRKLSKSQDDTALSALREEGASPRDIRRRVGLAD from the coding sequence ATGACCCGCCCCGTCTATCGCTTCGCGCCCTCGCCGAACGGCCACCTGCACCTGGGACATGCGCTGTCGGCGCTGATGAATTTCGATGCCGCCCGGGCAAGCGGCGGCCGCTTCCTGCTGCGCATCGAGGACATCGACACCACCCGCTGCACGCCGGAGCTGGAAGAGGCGATCCACGAGGATCTCGCCTGGCTGGGTCTGTCGTGGGAAACCCCGGTCCGCCGCCAGTCGGCGCATTTCGCCGACTATCGCGCGGCCCTTGAAACGCTTGAAAAACAGGGCCTCGTCTACCCGGGCTATCTGACCCGGCGCGAGATACGCGATGCGGTCGTCGTCGCCGAAGCCCGCGACGGCCGCCCCTGGCCGCGCGATCCGGACGGCGGGCCGCTTTATCCGGGCGATGCCGCCGTGCTGTCGGCGGGCGAGATCTCGGCAAGAAAGGCTGTCGCCGCGCCGCATGCACTGCGCCTCGACATGAAGACGGCGATTGCCCGGCTTGCCGCGCCCCTCACCTGGCAGGAGCTGGACCACCCCGAAGCATCGTCGAAGGCCGGGACGATCCGCGCCGATCCCGCCCATTGGGGCGACGTCGTTCTGGCGCGCAAGGACACGCCGACGAGCTACCACCTGTCGGTGGTCGTCGACGACGCAGTGCAGGGCGTGAGCCATGTGGTGCGCGGACGCGACCTCTATCAGGCGACGGCGGTCCACCGGTTGCTGCAGATGCTGCTCGGCCTGCCGGAACCGCGCTACCATCATCACCGGCTCATTGAAGACGGTGAGGGACGCAAGCTCTCCAAGTCGCAGGACGACACGGCGCTTTCAGCATTGCGGGAGGAAGGCGCAAGTCCCCGCGACATCCGCCGCCGGGTCGGCCTCGCCGACTGA
- a CDS encoding DNA-3-methyladenine glycosylase produces the protein MHRIETGADLEAGLARLLVIAPELRPVAERAGPLPLRRSPADLKGLVRIVTAQQVSLASAATIFSRLETLLDPFDLETLARTEDGDLATAGLSRPKIATVRAVSDALDNGLDLAGLGDLPGEDAQARLEAIKGIGPWSAEVFLLFCLGHPDVFPAGDLALREAIRHAFDLDTRPEQGETRARAQGWKPCRGVAARLFWGYYRSVTGRGAGLPA, from the coding sequence ATGCATCGAATAGAGACGGGGGCCGATCTCGAGGCCGGCCTTGCGCGACTGCTGGTGATCGCGCCGGAGCTTCGTCCGGTCGCCGAGCGCGCCGGTCCCCTGCCCCTCCGGCGTTCACCTGCGGATCTGAAGGGTCTTGTGCGTATCGTCACCGCGCAGCAGGTGTCGCTGGCGAGTGCGGCCACGATTTTTTCCAGGCTGGAAACGCTTCTCGATCCGTTCGATCTTGAAACGCTTGCAAGGACGGAGGATGGCGACCTGGCGACGGCGGGCCTGTCCCGGCCCAAAATTGCCACCGTCCGCGCGGTCTCGGATGCGCTCGACAACGGGCTGGATCTCGCCGGGCTCGGCGATCTTCCGGGCGAGGACGCCCAGGCGCGGCTTGAAGCGATCAAGGGAATCGGCCCGTGGAGCGCGGAGGTCTTCCTGCTTTTCTGTCTGGGCCATCCGGATGTTTTCCCCGCTGGCGACCTGGCGCTGCGCGAAGCGATACGCCATGCGTTCGACCTCGACACGCGTCCCGAGCAGGGTGAGACCCGGGCGCGGGCGCAGGGCTGGAAACCGTGCCGGGGCGTCGCCGCGCGGCTTTTCTGGGGCTATTATCGAAGCGTGACCGGGCGTGGTGCCGGCCTGCCGGCATGA
- a CDS encoding LON peptidase substrate-binding domain-containing protein: MLAGNATYSGPEDLPQTVPLFPLTGAVLLPKAQMPLNIFEPRYLAMVDAALRGDRLVGMIQPDFSISGVEQAEKPPLVGIGCLGRIVAYQETGDGPCLVTLTGVTRFTLSEELETVTPYRIGRISVEEFAVDFETGEGEGDVDRDGLVSALRTYLDANDLEADWDSIDRASTEVLVNALSMMSPYGPAEKQALLEAPDLRTRADTLVALTEVDLAKKQDDGVTLQ, translated from the coding sequence ATGCTTGCTGGCAACGCAACCTATTCCGGGCCTGAGGATCTGCCTCAGACCGTGCCGCTGTTTCCGCTCACCGGCGCCGTGCTTCTTCCCAAGGCACAGATGCCGCTCAATATTTTCGAACCGCGCTATCTTGCGATGGTCGACGCCGCTTTGCGTGGCGACCGGCTTGTCGGCATGATCCAGCCCGATTTTTCGATCTCCGGGGTCGAGCAGGCGGAAAAGCCCCCGCTGGTCGGCATCGGCTGTCTGGGGCGGATCGTCGCCTATCAGGAAACCGGCGACGGACCCTGTCTGGTCACCCTCACCGGGGTTACCCGGTTCACGCTCTCGGAAGAGCTGGAAACGGTGACCCCCTATCGCATCGGGCGAATATCCGTGGAGGAATTCGCGGTCGATTTCGAGACCGGCGAGGGCGAGGGCGATGTCGACCGCGACGGTCTGGTGAGCGCGCTTCGAACCTATCTCGATGCAAATGACCTTGAGGCCGACTGGGACAGCATCGATCGTGCCTCCACCGAGGTGCTGGTCAATGCGCTGTCGATGATGAGCCCCTATGGCCCGGCGGAAAAGCAGGCCCTGCTGGAAGCCCCCGACCTCAGGACGCGGGCCGACACGCTGGTGGCGCTGACCGAGGTGGACCTCGCCAAGAAGCAGGACGACGGCGTCACGCTGCAATAG
- a CDS encoding Trm112 family protein — protein MASEPAHALDRKLLELLVCPLTKTTLEYDAASQELISRAAKLAYPIRDGIPIMLPDEARPIDDAPVQKG, from the coding sequence ATGGCATCCGAACCCGCACACGCCCTCGACCGCAAGCTGCTGGAGCTTCTGGTCTGTCCGCTCACCAAGACGACGCTGGAATACGACGCGGCCAGTCAGGAACTGATCTCGCGCGCGGCCAAGCTCGCCTATCCGATCCGCGACGGCATTCCGATCATGCTGCCCGACGAGGCGCGGCCGATCGACGACGCGCCGGTGCAGAAAGGCTGA
- a CDS encoding threonine/serine dehydratase, which yields MPVTRSDIEDAQGRISGHIRRTPVIESGAGSFGLAESVNLKLELLQHSGSFKARGAFNTLLSEDVPAGGVAAASGGNHGAAVAYAARSLGYPGDIFVPETSAPAKIARIRSYGASLHVGGARYADAAEACALHRARTGAMDIHAYDAPGTIAGQGTVALEWLEQVPDLDTVLIAVGGGGLISGCAVWLHEKVKVVAVEPEGACALHAALKAGHPVDVAVDSLAADSLGAKRCGDLVYALSAPRVTESVTVTDAAIRDAQTRLWTDLQVAAEPGGAAALAALTGGAYRASPGERIGVLVCGGNVALDTIATPA from the coding sequence ATGCCCGTCACCCGCTCCGACATCGAGGACGCCCAGGGGCGCATTTCCGGCCATATCCGTCGCACGCCGGTGATCGAGAGCGGCGCCGGCAGCTTCGGCCTGGCGGAATCAGTCAACCTGAAGCTTGAGCTCCTGCAGCATTCCGGCTCGTTCAAGGCGCGCGGCGCCTTCAACACGCTGCTGTCGGAGGATGTTCCGGCCGGGGGCGTGGCGGCCGCCTCCGGCGGCAATCATGGCGCGGCCGTCGCCTATGCCGCGCGCAGCCTGGGATATCCGGGCGACATCTTCGTGCCGGAAACCTCCGCGCCCGCCAAGATCGCCCGCATCCGCAGCTACGGCGCCAGTCTGCACGTCGGCGGCGCCCGCTACGCCGACGCGGCCGAGGCCTGCGCGCTTCACCGTGCCAGAACCGGCGCCATGGACATTCACGCCTATGATGCGCCCGGCACCATCGCCGGACAGGGAACGGTCGCGCTGGAGTGGCTGGAGCAGGTTCCGGATCTCGATACCGTGCTGATCGCGGTCGGCGGCGGCGGACTGATCTCCGGCTGCGCGGTCTGGCTGCACGAAAAGGTCAAGGTCGTCGCCGTCGAGCCGGAAGGCGCCTGCGCCCTTCATGCAGCACTCAAGGCCGGTCACCCCGTCGATGTCGCCGTCGACAGCCTCGCCGCCGACAGTCTTGGCGCGAAGCGCTGCGGCGATCTGGTCTATGCGCTGTCGGCACCGCGCGTCACCGAGAGCGTGACGGTCACGGACGCGGCCATTCGCGACGCCCAGACCCGGCTGTGGACGGACCTCCAGGTCGCCGCCGAACCGGGCGGGGCGGCTGCGCTTGCGGCACTGACCGGCGGCGCCTATCGCGCCAGCCCCGGCGAACGCATCGGCGTGTTGGTCTGCGGCGGCAATGTCGCGCTCGACACCATCGCAACACCCGCCTGA
- a CDS encoding NUDIX domain-containing protein, giving the protein MSNDPLSPVFRRATPRGDTHERDICDRCGFVSYENPRIVVGSVVVHEGRYLLGRRAIEPCSGLWTLPAGYLELNETPEDGARREAREELCAEIELDGLLAVYTIERLSQVQMIYKACFDGCFAAGSETLEAGLFCWDDIPWETIAFPSVHWALNHMRDVDAGRAAAPLTNPPGETGALSR; this is encoded by the coding sequence ATGAGCAATGATCCGCTGTCTCCGGTCTTTCGCCGCGCCACGCCCCGAGGCGATACGCATGAGCGTGACATCTGCGACCGTTGCGGCTTCGTGTCTTACGAAAACCCGCGCATCGTCGTCGGGTCGGTGGTGGTGCACGAGGGACGCTATCTGCTCGGGCGGCGTGCCATCGAACCGTGCTCGGGCCTGTGGACCCTGCCGGCCGGCTATCTCGAGCTCAACGAAACCCCGGAGGACGGGGCGCGTCGCGAGGCGCGCGAGGAGCTTTGCGCCGAGATCGAGCTGGACGGCCTGCTTGCGGTCTACACCATCGAGCGGCTGTCCCAGGTCCAGATGATCTACAAGGCCTGCTTCGACGGGTGCTTTGCCGCCGGCTCGGAAACGCTGGAAGCCGGGCTGTTTTGCTGGGATGACATTCCCTGGGAGACGATCGCCTTTCCCTCCGTGCACTGGGCGCTCAACCACATGCGTGATGTCGATGCGGGTCGCGCAGCGGCGCCGCTGACCAATCCGCCGGGCGAGACCGGCGCATTGTCGCGGTGA
- a CDS encoding AEC family transporter, producing MADQILTIVLPVFVLIGIGYAAARIGLLDARIGDALGQFVFVIAIPVLIFRTLATSSLDGVSPWGLWIAYFSGVAVTWTAGTLVVRYGFGRAARAGVIGGISAGFANTVLVGIPLITSIYGEAGLVPLFVLISIHLPVMTVVCSVLMERAAVVDGTQEAKPLAGVLAGVARNLVTNPIVIGILAGGLWRITGLPVSGIFADVLGRIAGAAIPVALFSLGMSMVAYGIRGNIGPGLVLSVLKVAVMPAVVYVTAAHVVHLPPLWVAVATLTAACPTGINAFLFANHYGTGHAMSANSITLTTAAAVVTTGGWMVFLGS from the coding sequence ATGGCAGATCAGATCCTCACCATCGTGCTTCCCGTGTTCGTGCTCATCGGCATCGGCTATGCGGCAGCGCGTATCGGTCTGCTGGACGCCCGCATCGGCGATGCGCTGGGCCAGTTCGTCTTCGTGATCGCCATTCCGGTTTTGATTTTTCGCACGCTCGCCACCAGTTCGCTCGACGGGGTGTCGCCCTGGGGGCTCTGGATCGCCTATTTCAGCGGCGTTGCCGTGACCTGGACCGCCGGGACCCTCGTTGTCCGCTACGGCTTCGGGCGCGCTGCGCGGGCCGGCGTGATCGGCGGGATCAGTGCGGGCTTCGCCAACACGGTGCTTGTCGGCATCCCCTTGATCACCTCGATCTACGGCGAGGCCGGCCTGGTTCCCCTGTTCGTGCTGATCTCGATCCATCTGCCGGTGATGACGGTCGTCTGTTCGGTGCTGATGGAACGCGCCGCCGTGGTCGACGGCACGCAGGAAGCCAAGCCGCTTGCCGGCGTCCTTGCCGGCGTGGCGCGCAATCTCGTCACCAATCCGATCGTCATCGGCATTCTGGCCGGCGGGCTGTGGCGCATCACCGGTCTGCCGGTCAGCGGCATCTTCGCCGATGTGCTGGGCCGGATCGCGGGAGCCGCCATTCCCGTGGCGCTGTTTTCGCTCGGCATGAGCATGGTTGCCTACGGTATTCGCGGCAACATCGGACCGGGACTTGTGCTCAGCGTGCTCAAGGTCGCGGTCATGCCCGCGGTGGTCTATGTGACGGCCGCCCATGTGGTGCATTTGCCGCCGCTATGGGTGGCGGTGGCGACACTGACGGCAGCCTGTCCCACAGGCATCAACGCGTTTCTCTTCGCCAATCACTACGGGACGGGCCACGCCATGTCGGCGAATTCGATCACGCTGACCACGGCTGCGGCGGTGGTCACCACCGGTGGCTGGATGGTGTTTCTCGGCAGCTAG
- a CDS encoding thioredoxin family protein — MSMHILSPRRSLRAVLVSLVVMIPSLAGASDAPRAVVELFTSQGCSSCPPADRLITEISRRKDLVTLSYPVDYWDYLGWQDTLASPANSSRQRDYAAARGDRDVYTPQIVVNGQRHMVGSDRQALDDALSRTSPLPVDIEILPGGGVLRIRVAGEMPVAGGMATVLLAFVAAPVSVDIGRGENRGREIVYTNVVRSLHAVGMWDGGPQEFRLPMSDLRKMKAERCAVLVQMEDGGRPGRILGGAIQ, encoded by the coding sequence ATGTCCATGCACATCCTTTCGCCGCGCCGCAGCTTGCGCGCGGTGCTTGTGTCGCTTGTTGTCATGATCCCATCGCTGGCCGGGGCGTCCGATGCGCCGCGCGCCGTGGTGGAGCTCTTCACCAGTCAGGGCTGTTCGTCCTGTCCTCCGGCGGATCGCCTGATCACCGAGATTTCCCGGCGCAAGGACCTGGTGACCCTGTCGTATCCTGTGGATTACTGGGATTATCTCGGCTGGCAGGACACGCTCGCCTCGCCGGCCAACAGTTCCCGCCAGCGCGACTACGCCGCGGCACGCGGGGATCGTGACGTCTACACGCCGCAGATCGTGGTCAACGGGCAGCGCCATATGGTCGGCAGCGACCGGCAGGCACTGGATGACGCGCTGTCGAGAACGTCGCCGCTGCCGGTCGACATCGAGATCCTGCCGGGAGGCGGGGTGCTCCGGATCCGGGTGGCCGGTGAGATGCCGGTTGCCGGGGGCATGGCGACCGTGCTGCTTGCGTTTGTCGCGGCTCCCGTGAGCGTGGACATCGGGCGCGGCGAGAATCGCGGTCGCGAGATTGTCTACACCAACGTTGTGCGCAGCCTGCACGCGGTCGGCATGTGGGACGGCGGCCCGCAGGAGTTTCGCCTGCCGATGAGCGATCTCAGGAAGATGAAGGCGGAGCGTTGCGCCGTTCTTGTGCAAATGGAGGATGGCGGTCGACCGGGCCGTATTCTCGGCGGTGCGATCCAGTAA
- a CDS encoding ATP-binding protein has product MSDAPTPPDGPDPQDGTGLDADLAGLLHDLRTPLSAMRTAVELIDLDPTTSRQASAIQTLEMAIDALLAMTQDLLDPGGAPTVRASTADTAVDAISAVTDLFTADARSRGLRIDCTIAGDLEAYGIGDPLTLRRVLSVLIDNALKYTGEGRITVTAHATHGGARPALEIDVSDTGIGIPAAEQGNLFRPRKRGAQASATTAGSGLGLWSAARLAASAGGRLDLVETSAMGTTFGLRLPLVAPAPDPARADDGTSNIRTLPRRSVLVVDDNETSRRMIEAMLDAFGVDVFLADGGRDALACLAAEPVNAVLLDINMPDMDGLETLAAIRALDGNPASLPVIGITAAIIPNHRKLEDAGFQAILDKPVAPAVLFAALDRAMTEAGGAGSAKA; this is encoded by the coding sequence ATGAGCGATGCACCAACACCACCGGACGGCCCGGACCCGCAAGACGGCACCGGGCTCGATGCCGACCTGGCCGGCCTGCTGCACGATCTTCGCACCCCGCTCTCGGCCATGCGCACGGCTGTGGAACTGATCGACCTCGATCCCACGACCTCTCGCCAGGCGTCCGCGATACAAACCCTCGAGATGGCGATCGATGCGTTGCTGGCGATGACCCAGGACCTTCTGGACCCGGGCGGAGCACCGACGGTACGGGCGAGCACCGCCGACACGGCCGTGGACGCGATATCCGCAGTCACGGACCTGTTTACCGCCGACGCCAGATCGCGCGGCCTGCGCATCGATTGCACTATCGCGGGAGACCTAGAGGCCTATGGCATCGGCGATCCCCTGACGTTGCGCCGGGTTCTGTCGGTCCTCATAGACAATGCGCTGAAATACACCGGCGAGGGGCGGATCACCGTGACGGCGCATGCGACGCACGGCGGGGCACGGCCAGCCCTCGAGATCGATGTCAGCGACACGGGCATCGGCATTCCGGCTGCGGAACAAGGCAATCTGTTTCGCCCGCGCAAACGCGGCGCGCAGGCAAGCGCCACCACCGCCGGAAGCGGGCTTGGACTGTGGAGTGCCGCACGGCTCGCGGCATCGGCCGGCGGACGGCTCGATCTCGTCGAAACCTCGGCGATGGGAACGACCTTCGGACTTCGGCTGCCGCTGGTGGCGCCAGCCCCGGACCCCGCAAGGGCGGATGACGGCACCTCCAACATCCGCACACTGCCGCGCCGAAGTGTCCTGGTCGTTGACGACAATGAAACCAGCCGCCGCATGATCGAGGCGATGCTCGACGCCTTCGGGGTCGACGTCTTTCTGGCCGATGGCGGACGGGATGCCCTTGCCTGCCTCGCTGCCGAGCCGGTGAATGCCGTATTGCTCGACATCAACATGCCCGACATGGACGGGCTGGAAACCCTGGCCGCGATCCGGGCGCTGGACGGCAACCCCGCCAGCCTGCCGGTGATCGGCATCACCGCCGCGATCATTCCCAACCACCGCAAGCTGGAGGACGCCGGCTTTCAGGCGATCCTCGACAAGCCGGTCGCACCGGCAGTCCTCTTTGCAGCGCTTGACCGGGCGATGACGGAAGCCGGCGGGGCAGGGTCCGCCAAGGCCTGA